The genomic region GCGACGGTCGCCGAAGCCAGGAGCCTTGACAGCCACAACCTTCAGGATGCCGCGAATGGTGTTGACCACCAGCGTAGCCAGGGCTTCGCCTTCGACTTCTTCAGCAATGATCAGCAGGGGACGGCCAGCCTTGGCAACTTGCTCCAGTGTGGGCAGCAGGTCGCGGATGTTGCTGATCTTCTTATCGAACAGCAGCACGAAGGGGTTGTCCAGCAGAGCAGCTTGCTTTTCTGGGTTGTTGATGAAGTAGGGCGACAGGTAGCCGCGGTCAAACTGCATGCCTTCCACAACATCCAGCTCGTTTTGCAGCGACTTGCCGTCTTCCACGGTGATCACGCCTTCCTTGCCGACCTTGTCCATGGCGTCAGCAATGATCTGGCCGATGGAAGCGTCAGAGTTGGCGGAGATCGAACCCACTTGGGCGATTTCCTTGGAAGTGGTGGTGGGCTTGGAAGCCTTCTTCAGCTCTTCCACCAGGGCAGCCACGGCCTTGTCGATACCGCGCTTCAGATCCATGGGGTTCAGACCTGCGGCCACGTACTTGGAGCCTTCGCGCACGATGGCTTGGGCCAGCACGGTAGCGGTGGTGGTGCCGTCACCAGCGTTGTCGCTGGTCTTGGAGGCCACTTCCTTCACGAGCTGGGCGCCCATGTTCTGCAGCTTGTCCTTCAGTTCGATTTCCTTGGCCACGGACACACCGTCCTTGGTCACGGTAGGGGCGCCGAACGAGCGCTCCAGCACCACGTTGCGGCCCTTGGGGCCCAGAGTCACCTTGACCGCATTGGCCAGGATGTTCACGCCTTCAACCATGCGAGCGCGGGCTTCGCCGCCGAAAACTACGTCTT from Acidovorax sp. DW039 harbors:
- the groL gene encoding chaperonin GroEL (60 kDa chaperone family; promotes refolding of misfolded polypeptides especially under stressful conditions; forms two stacked rings of heptamers to form a barrel-shaped 14mer; ends can be capped by GroES; misfolded proteins enter the barrel where they are refolded when GroES binds) — translated: MAAKDVVFGGEARARMVEGVNILANAVKVTLGPKGRNVVLERSFGAPTVTKDGVSVAKEIELKDKLQNMGAQLVKEVASKTSDNAGDGTTTATVLAQAIVREGSKYVAAGLNPMDLKRGIDKAVAALVEELKKASKPTTTSKEIAQVGSISANSDASIGQIIADAMDKVGKEGVITVEDGKSLQNELDVVEGMQFDRGYLSPYFINNPEKQAALLDNPFVLLFDKKISNIRDLLPTLEQVAKAGRPLLIIAEEVEGEALATLVVNTIRGILKVVAVKAPGFGDRRKAMLEDIAILTGGKVIAEEVGLSLEKVTLADLGQAKRIEVGKENTIIIDGAGAAADIEARVKQIRIQIEEATSDYDREKLQERVAKLAGGVAVIKVGAATEVEMKEKKARVEDALHATRAAVEEGIVAGGGVALLRARQAAGEIKGDNADQDAGVKLILKAIEAPLREIVYNAGGEPSVVVNAVLNGEGNYGFNAANDTYGDMIEMGILDPTKVTRTALQNAASVASLLLTTEAMVAEAPKDDAPAAGMPDMGGMGGMGGMGM